One genomic region from Ornithinimicrobium flavum encodes:
- a CDS encoding tyrosine-type recombinase/integrase, which produces MRTIPLPQTIVDALAAHLQAFPAGDDGLVFTRPSGRPWKRSAFSEHWTKAREATGSPPSVTIHSLRHYYASLLIRHGESVKVVQSRLGHATAAETLDTYSHLRPDSEDRARAAVDAVLGAEDGLRTSATRCQIGAGQRVWCG; this is translated from the coding sequence GTGAGGACCATTCCCCTTCCGCAGACCATCGTGGACGCGCTCGCTGCTCATCTGCAGGCGTTCCCTGCCGGTGACGACGGTCTCGTGTTCACCCGGCCCAGCGGGCGGCCCTGGAAGCGCTCGGCCTTCTCCGAGCACTGGACGAAGGCGCGCGAAGCGACGGGCAGCCCGCCCAGTGTCACCATTCACTCGCTGAGGCACTACTACGCCTCGCTGCTGATCCGGCACGGGGAGAGCGTCAAGGTTGTGCAGAGCCGCCTGGGCCACGCGACGGCCGCGGAGACGCTGGACACCTACAGCCATCTGAGGCCGGACTCGGAAGACCGAGCGCGCGCGGCCGTGGATGCGGTGCTGGGCGCTGAGGACGGGCTGAGGACCAGCGCGACCCGCTGCCAAATCGGTGCAGGTCAACGGGTCTGGTGTGGATGA
- a CDS encoding HIRAN domain-containing protein yields the protein MPPLHLIPYTTAGDEDVLTLCEDSTGLLVGPKDRRLQRAGIFAIAARGEAYHKAACQAGDFSPGASVRLVREPDNEHDPNAVAILAEGHRTRAAYVNKGKARSLAKILDKGIELRAISLRGTASGRVCDQITVLAAAPEVVEHLLSPRPDHLPRPAHLG from the coding sequence ATGCCGCCACTGCACCTCATCCCGTACACGACGGCCGGAGACGAGGACGTTCTCACCCTTTGCGAGGACAGCACCGGCCTGCTGGTCGGGCCCAAGGACCGCCGCCTGCAGCGTGCCGGCATCTTCGCCATCGCCGCCCGAGGTGAGGCCTACCACAAGGCGGCGTGCCAGGCTGGGGACTTCTCCCCCGGCGCCTCCGTCCGCCTGGTCCGTGAGCCGGACAACGAGCACGACCCGAACGCGGTCGCCATACTCGCCGAGGGTCACCGGACCAGGGCTGCCTACGTCAACAAGGGCAAGGCGCGCTCGCTGGCGAAGATCCTCGACAAGGGCATCGAGCTGCGAGCGATCAGCCTGCGCGGCACGGCCTCCGGCCGGGTCTGCGACCAGATCACGGTCCTGGCCGCGGCTCCCGAGGTGGTCGAGCATCTGCTCTCGCCCCGCCCCGACCACCTCCCGCGGCCGGCGCACCTGGGATAA
- a CDS encoding XRE family transcriptional regulator — MPRSIPALVEPSVLRWARLTIDLTEVAASRKLDLPDDRVAAWESGEERPTIAQLRKAAELYKRPLAVFFLPEPPKDFDTLRDFRRLAGSDEGAWSPALHDDFRRAHAQREAALELADLDDTEPPTTWHLAPLPDSDEAIASAARALLLRASPLALPGGGDRPYDHLNTWVAALEAAGVLVMATAGGRVPLNEMRAFSLYFDTLPVIVVNGADSPRGRLFSLLHEYAHLLLHTEGLCDMVTDRRAVSPDRRLEARCNALAAGMLLPASEVLAQSVVRRKAADGTPWTYEDLRAAAAPFGVSAEALLRRLVTLGRVSEGFYSDMREEFLAAYEADAARDRASGGNWYRNTVRDLGKGYVRQVTDAHRRRVIDTYTAATFLNVKASQLPRLAETAALSNASAV, encoded by the coding sequence ATGCCCCGCTCCATCCCCGCGCTGGTCGAACCCAGCGTCTTGCGCTGGGCACGCCTCACCATCGATCTCACCGAGGTTGCCGCCTCCCGGAAACTGGACCTCCCAGACGACCGCGTGGCCGCTTGGGAGTCCGGCGAGGAGCGCCCGACCATCGCGCAGCTCCGGAAGGCCGCGGAGCTCTACAAGCGGCCGCTGGCCGTCTTCTTCCTTCCCGAGCCGCCGAAGGACTTCGACACGCTCCGCGACTTCCGCCGACTCGCGGGCTCGGATGAGGGCGCGTGGTCGCCCGCGCTTCACGATGACTTCCGCCGCGCGCACGCTCAGCGAGAAGCCGCCCTGGAGTTGGCCGACCTGGACGACACCGAGCCGCCGACCACGTGGCACCTCGCGCCGCTCCCCGACTCGGACGAGGCCATAGCCAGCGCGGCCCGCGCCCTACTCCTCCGCGCCAGCCCGCTGGCTCTGCCCGGCGGGGGTGACCGGCCCTACGACCACCTCAACACGTGGGTGGCGGCGCTGGAGGCGGCAGGCGTCCTAGTGATGGCGACGGCCGGAGGCCGTGTCCCCTTGAACGAAATGCGGGCCTTCTCGCTCTACTTCGACACCCTCCCGGTCATCGTGGTTAACGGCGCCGACAGTCCGCGTGGCCGCCTCTTCTCCCTTCTCCACGAGTACGCGCACCTTTTGCTCCACACGGAGGGCCTCTGCGACATGGTGACGGACCGGCGCGCGGTCTCACCGGATCGGCGGCTAGAGGCGCGATGCAACGCGCTGGCCGCGGGGATGCTCCTCCCTGCCTCGGAGGTGCTGGCCCAGTCGGTGGTCCGACGGAAGGCCGCGGACGGTACGCCCTGGACCTACGAGGACCTCCGAGCCGCCGCGGCCCCGTTCGGGGTGAGCGCCGAGGCCCTCCTCCGGCGTCTCGTGACCCTCGGCCGCGTCTCCGAGGGTTTCTACTCGGACATGCGGGAGGAGTTCCTGGCCGCCTACGAAGCCGACGCCGCCCGCGACCGCGCTTCCGGCGGGAACTGGTACCGGAACACTGTCCGCGACCTCGGCAAGGGCTACGTGCGCCAGGTCACGGACGCCCACCGCCGCCGCGTCATCGACACCTACACCGCCGCGACCTTCCTCAACGTCAAGGCTAGCCAACTACCCCGCCTTGCCGAAACTGCCGCTCTGTCCAACGCCAGCGCGGTGTAG
- a CDS encoding DUF4411 family protein — translation MGLYSFDTSALINGRRDLLPPATFPSVWERIEGMIASKEIFCVDEVEKELAKRDGDAIHTWARSQNGLFVPLDEDVQVATTEVLAAHPKLLGAGKGRNAADPFVVGLARVKGGAVVTEERAANLNKPKIPDVCAAMGVPCVTLVEFISDQGWTF, via the coding sequence ATGGGCCTGTACTCCTTCGATACGAGCGCGCTCATCAACGGGCGCCGCGACCTCCTCCCCCCGGCCACGTTCCCGAGCGTCTGGGAGCGGATTGAGGGCATGATTGCGAGCAAGGAAATCTTCTGCGTGGACGAGGTAGAGAAGGAACTCGCCAAGCGCGACGGAGACGCCATCCACACGTGGGCCCGCTCCCAGAATGGCCTCTTCGTGCCTCTGGACGAGGACGTCCAGGTCGCCACGACGGAGGTCCTCGCCGCCCATCCGAAGCTCCTCGGCGCTGGCAAGGGTCGCAACGCCGCGGACCCCTTCGTCGTCGGACTGGCACGGGTGAAGGGCGGGGCTGTCGTCACTGAGGAGCGGGCCGCCAACCTCAACAAGCCCAAGATTCCCGACGTCTGCGCCGCCATGGGCGTCCCCTGCGTGACCCTCGTGGAGTTCATCTCGGACCAGGGCTGGACTTTCTAG
- a CDS encoding acyltransferase family protein — protein MPGRPTPLGAAARVDPSEHGGAADGRDWLVDLARIVAVGVVVVMHWLFLRVTVVDGAMRTDPALSGPVVLALTWVLMVLPLFLLAAGFAGTRLADRHRAEGTGYPAYLAPRLLRVTSPVLVLVTVTMGVVLLVAAVDPGSARRLTAVTGNHLWFLVVYLLCLVVAPAVVALHDRHGWWVVPGVLLGGALLVDLAWFSGAVGYEPARWANLVLVWLFCHQLGVLHARGTLRSRSARVPVLVLLAAVGALLAMVVAGPYAPANIGMADRPTSNLTPPNAALALVGVAQLAVLTLLARVVGDRVPPPAVRAAVRWLNPRLVLIYLWHVPALGAVTFVGLLAPEVLLPAGTGAWLALRPLYLVLAVGLLWLVMVPAGAWELRMHRRRVSTRTAVVLPSAGLAVGGTALAWHWGIGPAPLPLLALALLLSAVVLLVRPPVPGTRG, from the coding sequence GTGCCAGGCCGACCGACGCCGCTCGGCGCCGCGGCACGGGTGGACCCCAGCGAGCACGGCGGGGCGGCCGACGGGCGGGACTGGTTGGTCGACCTGGCGCGGATCGTCGCGGTCGGGGTCGTCGTGGTCATGCACTGGCTCTTCCTCCGGGTCACCGTGGTCGACGGGGCGATGCGGACCGACCCCGCCCTGTCCGGCCCGGTGGTGCTCGCCCTGACCTGGGTCCTGATGGTGCTGCCCCTCTTCCTCCTGGCGGCCGGGTTCGCCGGCACCCGCCTCGCCGACCGCCACCGCGCCGAGGGCACCGGCTACCCGGCATACCTCGCGCCCCGGTTGCTCCGGGTCACCAGCCCCGTGCTGGTGCTCGTCACCGTCACGATGGGGGTTGTCCTCCTGGTCGCGGCGGTCGACCCGGGGTCGGCGCGGAGGCTCACCGCGGTCACCGGCAACCACCTGTGGTTCCTCGTCGTCTACCTGCTGTGCCTGGTCGTGGCTCCCGCCGTGGTGGCGCTCCACGACCGGCACGGGTGGTGGGTGGTGCCGGGGGTGCTGCTGGGCGGTGCGCTGCTGGTGGACCTGGCGTGGTTCTCAGGAGCCGTCGGTTACGAGCCGGCGCGGTGGGCCAACCTGGTGCTGGTCTGGCTCTTCTGCCACCAGCTGGGTGTGCTGCACGCCCGGGGCACGCTGCGCTCCCGGTCCGCTCGGGTGCCCGTGCTGGTGCTGCTGGCCGCCGTCGGCGCCCTGCTGGCGATGGTCGTGGCCGGGCCCTACGCGCCGGCCAACATCGGGATGGCCGACCGGCCGACCTCCAACCTGACCCCGCCCAACGCGGCCCTGGCGCTGGTGGGGGTCGCGCAGCTGGCCGTCCTGACCCTGCTCGCCCGGGTCGTCGGTGACCGGGTGCCCCCGCCGGCGGTGCGGGCCGCGGTGCGCTGGCTCAATCCCCGCCTGGTGCTGATCTACCTGTGGCACGTCCCCGCGCTGGGTGCGGTGACCTTCGTGGGGCTGCTCGCCCCCGAGGTGCTGCTGCCCGCGGGGACGGGGGCGTGGCTGGCCCTGCGGCCTCTCTACCTGGTGCTGGCCGTCGGCCTGCTGTGGCTGGTGATGGTGCCGGCCGGCGCCTGGGAGCTGCGGATGCACCGCCGCCGGGTCAGCACGCGTACGGCGGTGGTGCTGCCGTCGGCCGGCCTGGCGGTGGGCGGCACCGCCCTGGCCTGGCACTGGGGCATCGGTCCTGCGCCGCTACCTCTGCTGGCGCTGGCCCTCCTGCTGTCAGCCGTGGTCCTCCTAGTGCGTCCTCCGGTCCCCGGGACACGCGGCTGA
- a CDS encoding HAD family hydrolase, which translates to MTASQRPAPAAPSVVATDCDGTLLRPDGSVSAYTRDVLDQVADLGVRVVLVTARPPRWMDELADLGVTGLALCGNGAFTYDLAARQIVASRLMARELLGELLEDLRRELPGVTLATESLRGFAREPGFMRPTGRSTGQWLVGEIRELAQEPAGKILVTHPDWSTEVISARVARVVDGRAEVAHSGAVRLGEITPLGVTKALALAHWCAEQAPSVPAGSVWAFGDMPNDLPMLDWAGTSFAVANAHPDVLAMADHHVPANGEDGVARTLAGRLLDHPPVD; encoded by the coding sequence GTGACCGCCTCCCAGCGGCCCGCACCCGCGGCTCCGAGCGTCGTCGCCACCGACTGCGACGGCACGCTGCTGAGACCGGACGGGTCCGTCTCCGCCTACACCAGGGACGTCCTGGACCAAGTGGCCGACCTGGGCGTGCGGGTGGTCCTCGTGACGGCGCGACCCCCTCGGTGGATGGACGAGCTGGCCGACCTCGGGGTGACCGGCCTGGCGCTGTGTGGCAACGGCGCCTTCACCTACGACCTCGCCGCGAGGCAGATCGTCGCCAGCCGGCTCATGGCCCGCGAGCTGCTCGGTGAGCTGCTGGAGGACCTGCGGCGGGAGCTGCCCGGTGTGACCCTCGCGACGGAGTCCTTGCGCGGGTTCGCCCGCGAGCCGGGGTTCATGCGCCCGACCGGGCGCAGCACGGGGCAGTGGTTGGTGGGGGAGATCCGTGAGCTGGCCCAGGAGCCTGCCGGCAAGATCCTCGTGACCCACCCCGACTGGTCCACCGAGGTCATCTCCGCGCGCGTCGCCCGGGTCGTCGACGGGCGTGCCGAGGTGGCGCACTCGGGGGCGGTCCGGCTCGGCGAGATCACCCCGCTCGGGGTGACCAAGGCGCTCGCGCTCGCGCACTGGTGCGCCGAGCAGGCGCCCAGCGTGCCGGCCGGCAGCGTGTGGGCCTTCGGTGACATGCCCAACGACCTGCCCATGCTGGACTGGGCCGGCACGTCCTTCGCCGTGGCCAACGCGCACCCCGACGTCCTGGCAATGGCTGACCACCACGTGCCCGCCAACGGGGAGGACGGCGTGGCGCGCACGCTCGCCGGTCGGTTGCTGGACCACCCTCCCGTAGACTGA
- a CDS encoding RNB domain-containing ribonuclease: MLQRATSLACDPTETSTGRLLEQAFEQVRAEQEVPEEFSPEVRQEVAAGVAAPDLPERDETAVELVTIDPPGSMDLDQAMHIERHGEGFRVRYAIADVPAFLRPGGALDTETWLRGQTVYCPDRRVPLHPPELSEDAASLLPDVVRPAYVWDIRLTATGQRESAELYRAMVRSRRRYDYEQVQELVDGGEAEETLMLLREVGELRIQRESDRGGASLPMPQQEVQVGADCDYELRLRPLLPAEDWNAQISLLTGMVAAEMMLEGGVGILRTMPVPTDEAVARFRREARALGREWPQGMAYGDFLRTLDRADPAHLAIVSAATALFRGAGYTAFDGELPDEGERVQAALAAPYAHVTAPLRRLVDRFGLAVCEALSSGDEVPAWAREALPRLPEVMAQTGQRTRAVDRACIDAVEAAVLADRVGHTFRAVVVDGLPRGDVIVHLDNPPVSEVARGSAELGSQVSVRVDEADILARRVELSIVEEETPAP; this comes from the coding sequence ATGCTGCAGCGAGCGACGTCCCTGGCCTGCGACCCGACCGAGACGTCGACGGGGCGGCTGCTGGAGCAGGCCTTCGAGCAGGTCCGGGCCGAGCAGGAGGTGCCGGAGGAGTTCTCGCCCGAGGTGCGCCAGGAGGTGGCCGCCGGTGTCGCCGCACCCGACCTGCCCGAGCGCGACGAGACCGCCGTGGAGCTGGTGACCATCGACCCGCCCGGCTCCATGGACCTCGACCAGGCGATGCACATAGAGCGGCACGGGGAGGGGTTCCGGGTGCGCTACGCGATCGCCGACGTGCCGGCCTTCCTGCGGCCCGGGGGTGCGCTGGACACCGAGACCTGGCTGCGGGGCCAGACCGTCTACTGCCCCGACCGGCGCGTCCCCCTCCATCCCCCGGAGCTCAGCGAGGACGCGGCCAGCCTGCTGCCGGACGTGGTCCGCCCGGCCTACGTGTGGGACATCCGGCTGACGGCGACGGGCCAGCGCGAGAGTGCGGAGCTGTACCGGGCGATGGTCCGTTCGCGGCGGCGGTACGACTACGAGCAGGTGCAGGAGCTGGTCGACGGGGGAGAGGCCGAGGAGACGCTGATGCTCCTGCGCGAGGTGGGGGAGCTGCGGATCCAGCGGGAGTCCGACCGGGGCGGCGCCAGCCTGCCCATGCCCCAGCAGGAGGTGCAGGTCGGGGCGGACTGCGACTACGAGCTGCGGCTGCGTCCGCTCCTGCCGGCCGAGGACTGGAACGCGCAGATCTCGCTGCTCACCGGCATGGTGGCGGCGGAGATGATGCTCGAGGGCGGTGTGGGCATCCTGCGGACCATGCCGGTGCCGACCGACGAGGCGGTCGCCCGGTTCCGCCGGGAGGCGCGGGCCCTGGGGCGGGAGTGGCCGCAGGGTATGGCGTACGGCGACTTCCTCCGCACGCTGGACAGGGCGGACCCCGCCCACCTCGCGATCGTCAGCGCGGCGACCGCGCTCTTCCGCGGGGCCGGCTACACCGCCTTCGACGGGGAGCTCCCGGACGAGGGGGAGCGGGTGCAGGCCGCGCTGGCCGCGCCGTACGCGCACGTGACGGCCCCCTTGCGCCGACTGGTCGACCGCTTCGGGCTGGCCGTGTGCGAGGCCCTGTCGTCGGGGGACGAGGTGCCGGCGTGGGCCCGCGAGGCGTTGCCCCGTCTGCCGGAGGTGATGGCGCAGACCGGCCAGCGCACCAGGGCCGTCGACCGCGCCTGCATCGACGCCGTCGAGGCCGCCGTCCTGGCGGACAGGGTGGGGCACACCTTCCGGGCGGTGGTCGTCGACGGTCTCCCGCGGGGTGACGTCATCGTCCACCTCGACAACCCCCCGGTGAGCGAGGTGGCGCGAGGCAGCGCCGAGCTCGGCAGCCAGGTCAGCGTCCGGGTGGACGAGGCCGACATCCTGGCCCGTCGCGTCGAGCTGAGCATCGTCGAGGAGGAGACCCCCGCGCCGTGA